Proteins encoded within one genomic window of Oncorhynchus keta strain PuntledgeMale-10-30-2019 chromosome 12, Oket_V2, whole genome shotgun sequence:
- the LOC127906324 gene encoding transmembrane protein 120B isoform X2 has translation MSLQRCQTDWEEIDQEYQQLQETHKVYRQKLDELTNLQATCSSAISKQRKGLKDLGHSLCKCTKTSDEKETELIKDIQMQIKDKENFFFDMEAYLPKKNGLYLNLVLGNVNVTLLSNQAKFAYKDEYEKFKLFMTIILMFGAITCLFLLNYRVTDEIFNFLLVWYYCTLTIRESILMSNGSRIKGWWVSHHYVSTFLSGVKLTWPEGSMYQMFRSQFLAFSIYQSFVHFLQYYYQSGCLYRLRALGERNQLDLTVEGFQSWIWRGLTFLLPFLFFGHFWQLYNAMTLFRLAGHEDCKEWQVFMLALTFLVLFLGNFLTTLKVVHQKIQENPEKVQKQE, from the exons ATGTCCCTGCAAAGGTGTCAAACTGATTGGGAAGAAATTGACCAAGAGTATCAACAATTACAG GAAACTCACAAAGTGTACAGGCAGAAGCTCGATGAGCTCACCAACCTCCAGGCAACATGCAGCAGTGCCATTAGTAAACAGCGGAAGGGTCTAAAAGATCTCGGGCACAGTCTGTGCAA GTGCACAAAAACAAGTGATGAGAAAGAAACGGAACTGATCAAAGACATCCAAATGCAAATTAAAGACAAAGAGAACTTCTTCTTTGATATGGAAGCCTATTTGCCAAAGAAGAATGG ATTGTACTTAAATTTGGTGCTTGGCAATGTGAATGTAACACTTCTCAGCAACCAGGCAAA ATTTGCCTATAAAGATGAATATGAGAAGTTCAAGCTTTTTATGACAATAATCTTGATGTTTGGGGCCATAACCTGTCTCTTTTTGCTCAATTACCG TGTCACAGATGAAATCTTCAACTTCTTGCTGGTTTGGTACTACTGCACTTTGACCATAAGGGAAAGCATCCTCATGAGCAATGGGTCCCG GATCAAAGGGTGGTGGGTTTCCCATCATTATGTCTCTACCTTCCTATCAGGTGTAAAGCTTACCTG GCCAGAGGGGTCCATGTATCAGATGTTTAGAAGTCAATTCCTTGCATTCTCCATTTACCAGA GCTTTGTGCATTTTCTTCAATATTACTACCAAAGTGGCTGCTTATACCGGTTACGAGCTTTGGGGGAGAGAAATCAGTTGGACCTCACAGTGG AGGGGtttcagtcatggatatggagagGGCTCACCTTCCTCTTGCCATTTCTCTTTTTCGGCCAT TTCTGGCAGCTGTACAATGCTATGACTCTGTTTCGGTTGGCAGGACATGAAGACTGTAAAGAGTGGCAG GTATTTATGTTGGCACTGACATTTCTTGTCCTATTCCTGGGGAATTTTCTCACCACATTAAAAGTTGTTCATCAAAAGATCCAGGAAAATCCAGAAAAGGTGCAAAAGCAGGAGTGA
- the LOC127906324 gene encoding transmembrane protein 120B isoform X1 yields MSLQRCQTDWEEIDQEYQQLQETHKVYRQKLDELTNLQATCSSAISKQRKGLKDLGHSLCKCTKTSDEKETELIKDIQMQIKDKENFFFDMEAYLPKKNGLYLNLVLGNVNVTLLSNQAKFAYKDEYEKFKLFMTIILMFGAITCLFLLNYRVTDEIFNFLLVWYYCTLTIRESILMSNGSRIKGWWVSHHYVSTFLSGVKLTWPEGSMYQMFRSQFLAFSIYQSFVHFLQYYYQSGCLYRLRALGERNQLDLTVEGFQSWIWRGLTFLLPFLFFGHVSQTPDHHAAPQYGFSSEFWQLYNAMTLFRLAGHEDCKEWQVFMLALTFLVLFLGNFLTTLKVVHQKIQENPEKVQKQE; encoded by the exons ATGTCCCTGCAAAGGTGTCAAACTGATTGGGAAGAAATTGACCAAGAGTATCAACAATTACAG GAAACTCACAAAGTGTACAGGCAGAAGCTCGATGAGCTCACCAACCTCCAGGCAACATGCAGCAGTGCCATTAGTAAACAGCGGAAGGGTCTAAAAGATCTCGGGCACAGTCTGTGCAA GTGCACAAAAACAAGTGATGAGAAAGAAACGGAACTGATCAAAGACATCCAAATGCAAATTAAAGACAAAGAGAACTTCTTCTTTGATATGGAAGCCTATTTGCCAAAGAAGAATGG ATTGTACTTAAATTTGGTGCTTGGCAATGTGAATGTAACACTTCTCAGCAACCAGGCAAA ATTTGCCTATAAAGATGAATATGAGAAGTTCAAGCTTTTTATGACAATAATCTTGATGTTTGGGGCCATAACCTGTCTCTTTTTGCTCAATTACCG TGTCACAGATGAAATCTTCAACTTCTTGCTGGTTTGGTACTACTGCACTTTGACCATAAGGGAAAGCATCCTCATGAGCAATGGGTCCCG GATCAAAGGGTGGTGGGTTTCCCATCATTATGTCTCTACCTTCCTATCAGGTGTAAAGCTTACCTG GCCAGAGGGGTCCATGTATCAGATGTTTAGAAGTCAATTCCTTGCATTCTCCATTTACCAGA GCTTTGTGCATTTTCTTCAATATTACTACCAAAGTGGCTGCTTATACCGGTTACGAGCTTTGGGGGAGAGAAATCAGTTGGACCTCACAGTGG AGGGGtttcagtcatggatatggagagGGCTCACCTTCCTCTTGCCATTTCTCTTTTTCGGCCATGTAAGTCAAACACCAGACCACCACGCAGCTCCTCAATATGGGTTCAGTTCAGAG TTCTGGCAGCTGTACAATGCTATGACTCTGTTTCGGTTGGCAGGACATGAAGACTGTAAAGAGTGGCAG GTATTTATGTTGGCACTGACATTTCTTGTCCTATTCCTGGGGAATTTTCTCACCACATTAAAAGTTGTTCATCAAAAGATCCAGGAAAATCCAGAAAAGGTGCAAAAGCAGGAGTGA
- the LOC127906324 gene encoding transmembrane protein 120B isoform X4, which yields MSLQRCQTDWEEIDQEYQQLQETHKVYRQKLDELTNLQATCSSAISKQRKGLKDLGHSLCKCTKTSDEKETELIKDIQMQIKDKENFFFDMEAYLPKKNGLYLNLVLGNVNVTLLSNQAKFAYKDEYEKFKLFMTIILMFGAITCLFLLNYRVTDEIFNFLLVWYYCTLTIRESILMSNGSRIKGWWVSHHYVSTFLSGVKLTWPEGSMYQMFRSQFLAFSIYQSFVHFLQYYYQSGCLYRLRALGERNQLDLTVEGFQSWIWRGLTFLLPFLFSAM from the exons ATGTCCCTGCAAAGGTGTCAAACTGATTGGGAAGAAATTGACCAAGAGTATCAACAATTACAG GAAACTCACAAAGTGTACAGGCAGAAGCTCGATGAGCTCACCAACCTCCAGGCAACATGCAGCAGTGCCATTAGTAAACAGCGGAAGGGTCTAAAAGATCTCGGGCACAGTCTGTGCAA GTGCACAAAAACAAGTGATGAGAAAGAAACGGAACTGATCAAAGACATCCAAATGCAAATTAAAGACAAAGAGAACTTCTTCTTTGATATGGAAGCCTATTTGCCAAAGAAGAATGG ATTGTACTTAAATTTGGTGCTTGGCAATGTGAATGTAACACTTCTCAGCAACCAGGCAAA ATTTGCCTATAAAGATGAATATGAGAAGTTCAAGCTTTTTATGACAATAATCTTGATGTTTGGGGCCATAACCTGTCTCTTTTTGCTCAATTACCG TGTCACAGATGAAATCTTCAACTTCTTGCTGGTTTGGTACTACTGCACTTTGACCATAAGGGAAAGCATCCTCATGAGCAATGGGTCCCG GATCAAAGGGTGGTGGGTTTCCCATCATTATGTCTCTACCTTCCTATCAGGTGTAAAGCTTACCTG GCCAGAGGGGTCCATGTATCAGATGTTTAGAAGTCAATTCCTTGCATTCTCCATTTACCAGA GCTTTGTGCATTTTCTTCAATATTACTACCAAAGTGGCTGCTTATACCGGTTACGAGCTTTGGGGGAGAGAAATCAGTTGGACCTCACAGTGG